In Spea bombifrons isolate aSpeBom1 chromosome 12, aSpeBom1.2.pri, whole genome shotgun sequence, the following proteins share a genomic window:
- the AP5B1 gene encoding AP-5 complex subunit beta-1 yields MAERSNAAWVQCVNSFRAGPTSFLCSVTGEKFLDELLRDLKSETIYEQTKILMLNLFLEFPTFLCPDQSTGRGTAEILINILKPLSNSGKSVAFRCHLLLAVETVLITTDNFNPNCKAAQEFASILMHIISDINDKKQGAANRSLRTTACECLKELENCFPGFLSERLETLYFMQQQEVTCAHQSYTILYSVALKNALAVLAQREGPSNGALKTMLMSNKNFFWSSTENSLDLRPSSGGQLLLLPSNTETKELKSVLALLLEDSYLLTPVCQNNLFWQIIQIVAMVRTISPVIFKAQLVRLFGTMDMSLFHSILQMKAVFTDSLFTAEDENFLLQRLVGMTQHPLLSTSMKLFYLDCLLHFPENRPLNSNPDESLPVLLTVQMTSSLFPNVFNDCSTMLCRQNLLSMVYLENEGFHSEKGIGFLFEHLMSLYSMVHQSRSREIISTFFRAVYLFVRYFNYCDKHMENLTKSLLELYKDRSSLAPYFINLINQTQILLEFHSWPVSLSRALQKQIVDLPVDKVNLEDLGWHLKILSRVAQDNTITQKSTVLFLKRVAFHSGICQQGDWRRGNAVLSVCKNVLQHQQLDSVFVPLADLLQYLMHHFEDIDIQDRARLYYILLTNVSGDKLKKILTMSPAGNQTKARSLSSIMTESENFSTLLTIHNTENVTLQLSKVPDDESVFPFCSETTKVESPTGEHSLQEYYEQLDNQSSSFLAMKYYLSFKGDVEPKNHQLFCIVLQFEGTDSSFEPVSDINVPCLFVDQKPPVVTFNLVPKEPYPSFLLVNATYGTLDGLTYNTKLDPLHIAFPEMFLPLPLPASWPTNSRCDLFDKLWTAFEPEPSNRCEESIFCYEMPEKRLYDLVQSYFPGFVASYNAGVFEIGIFVPPRFHILMRVNSKEDVARFCIRTDHWKLLPYLNSHLLEITSRK; encoded by the exons ATGGCGGAGAGAAGCAATGCCGCTTGGGTCCAGTGCGTAAATTCATTTCGTGCCGGCCCGACATCGTTTTTATGCAGCGTCACGGGAGAAAAGTTTCTGGATGAGCTACTGAGAGATCTTAAAAGTGAAACTATATACGAACAGACTAAG ATTTTAATGCTAAACCTCTTTTTGGAGTTCCCCACCTTCCTGTGTCCAGACCAGAGTACCGGCCGAGGCACCGCCGAGAtactaattaatattttaaagccaTTGTCGAATTCTGGAAAAAGCGTAGCCTTCCGATGCCATCTCCTGTTAGCCGTAGAGACCGTTTTGATCACGACGGATAACTTCAACCCGAATTGCAAAGCAGCGCAAGAGTTTGCGTCTATTCTGATGCACATAATATCCGATATAAATGACAAGAAGCAAGGCGCAGCCAACAGGTCACTGCGCACCACGGCTTGCGAATGCCTAAAGGAGCTGGAAAACTGCTTCCCCGGCTTCCTATCGGAGAGACTGGAAACGCTTTACTTCATGCAGCAGCAAGAGGTTACTTGCGCGCACCAATCGTACACCATCCTCTACAGCGTCGCGTTAAAAAACGCACTGGCGGTCTTGGCGCAGAGAGAGGGTCCGTCAAATGGCGCCCTGAAGACCATGCTGATGAGCAACAAGAACTTTTTTTGGAGCTCCACTGAGAATTCACTAGATCTGCGACCTTCGTCAGGGGGACAGCTTCTCTTGCTTCCTTCCAATACCGAAACAAAAGAACTGAAATCGGTTTTGGCTCTTCTTTTAGAAGACTCCTACCTCCTTACACCAGTGTGTCAGAACAACCTGTTTTGGCAGATAATTCAAATCGTGGCCATGGTTCGTACCATTTCACCGGTGATCTTTAAGGCCCAACTCGTGCGACTATTTGGAACGATGGACATGTCATTATTTCACAGCATATTGCAGATGAAGGCCGTGTTTACAGATAGCCTGTTCACCGCGGAAGATGAAAACTTCCTTCTTCAGAGGCTCGTGGGAATGACCCAACACCCGCTTCTTAGCACGTCCATgaaactattttatttagaCTGTCTGTTGCATTTTCCGGAAAACCGACCTCTTAATTCCAACCCAGACGAGAGCTTGCCCGTCCTACTCACTGTTCAAATGACGTCGTCTTTGTTCCCTAATGTTTTCAACGACTGCAGCACGATGCTTTGCAGGCAAAACTTACTAAGCATGGTCTATCTGGAAAACGAAGGGTTTCATTCGGAGAAGGGCATAGGGTTTCTTTTCGAGCACCTCATGTCGCTTTATAGCATGGTTCACCAGAGCCGAAGCCGTGAGATTATATCTACGTTTTTTCGTGCTGTCTATCTGTTCGTGCGGTATTTTAATTATTGCGACAAGCATATGGAAAATTTAACAAAGAGCCTTCTGGAACTGTATAAGGATCGTAGTTCCTTAGCACCTTATTTTATTAACCTCATCAACCAGACCCAGATATTGCTAGAGTTCCATTCTTGGCCAGTCTCTTTGTCAAGGGCCTTACAGAAACAAATAGTCGATCTTCCCGTTGATAAAGTCAATCTCGAGGACCTCGGTTGGCACCTTAAAATTCTTTCGAGGGTTGCCCAGGACAATACAATTACCCAGAAAAGCACAGTCCTCTTTCTAAAGCGAGTAGCTTTCCATTCAGGAATATGCCAACAAGGAGACTGGAGAAGGGGCAACGCTGTATTGTCCGTTTGCAAGAATGTCCTACAGCATCAACAGCTCGACTCGGTCTTCGTGCCCCTCGCAGACCTCCTGCAGTACCTGATGCACCATTTTGAAGATATTGACATCCAAGACCGCGCGCGGCTCTACTACATCCTTCTCACAAATGTCTCCGGTGATAAACTCAAGAAAATATTGACCATGTCACCAGCCGGAAACCAGACCAAAGCAAGGTCCCTATCTTCCATTATGACCGAAAGCGAGAACTTCTCTACTCTACTGACCATCCACAACACAGAAAATGTAACTCTTCAGTTGAGTAAAGTTCCGGATGACGAAAGCGTTTTTCCTTTCTGCTCTGAAACCACTAAGGTAGAAAGTCCAACCGGTGAACATTCCCTCCAAGAATATTACGAGCAGTTGGATAATCAGAGTTCTTCCTTCCTCGCCATGAAATATTACTTGTCATTCAAAGGAGACGTCGAGCCCAAGAACCACCAGCTGTTTTGTATCGTCCTCCAGTTTGAGGGGACAGATTCCAGTTTCGAACCTGTAAGCGATATTAATGTTCCTTGTCTCTTTGTCGATCAGAAGCCACCGGTTGTTACTTTTAATCTAGTGCCAAAAGAACCTTACCCGTCGTTCTTGCTGGTAAACGCCACGTATGGAACTCTGGATGGTCTTACGTACAACACAAAGCTGGACCCGCTCCACATCGCTTTTCCAGAAATGTTTTTGCCGCTGCCATTACCGGCTTCTTGGCCTACGAACTCCCGCTGTGACCTCTTTGACAAACTGTGGACTGCCTTTGAGCCAGAGCCATCGAATCGGTGCGAGGAAAGCATTTTTTGCTACGAGATGCCAGAAAAACGTCTGTACGACCTCGTACAATCCTATTTTCCCGGGTTCGTTGCTTCTTACAATGCGGGTGTATTCGAAATCGGTATATTTGTGCCCCCGCGGTTTCACATATTAATGAGAGTTAACAGCAAGGAGGACGTCGCACGGTTCTGTATCAGGACTGATCACTGGAAGCTGCTGCCGTATTTGAACTCTCACCTGCTCGAAATCACGTCACGGAAATAA
- the C12H1orf50 gene encoding uncharacterized protein C1orf50 homolog: MENSTKAHVTTVSLVESSSNPSGFQLVSSYQTNRMGDPSDLVELAHQVQKADDFIRANACNRLTVIAEQIRMLQQQARQVLEEAKRDADLHHAACNVVKKPGNIYYLYKRESGQRYFSILSPKEWGASCPHEFLAAYKLQHDMSWTPFENIEKRDAEINIIDKLLNEQIALPSSAEPNFKGLTN; encoded by the exons ATGGAAAACTCCACCAAAGCACATGTCACCACAG TCTCTCTCGTGGAAAGCAGCTCAAACCCCTCGGGGTTCCAGCTAGTGAGCAGCTACCAAACGAATCGCATGGGAGACCCGTCGGATCTGGTGGAACTGGCTCATCAGGTCCAGAAG GCCGACGACTTTATCAGAGCAAACGCCTGCAACCGGTTAACGGTTATCGCTGAGCAGATTCGGATGTTACAGCAACAAGCGAGACAG GTGTTGGAGGAAGCGAAACGCGATGCCGATTTACACCACGCAGCTTGCAACGTCGTCAAGAAACCGGGGAATATTTATTACCTCTACAAAAGGGAAAGCGGCCAGAGGTATTTCTCCATCCTTTCACCAAAG GAGTGGGGGGCAAGCTGTCCGCACGAATTCCTGGCTGCCTACAAGCTTCAGCACGACATGTCATGGACGCCCTTTGAGAACATCGAAAAGAGAGACGCTGAAATTAACATTATCGACAAACTCCTCAACGAGCAGATTGCGCTTCCATCGAGCGCCGAGCCTAACTTTAAAGGACTGACAAATTAA
- the P3H1 gene encoding prolyl 3-hydroxylase 1: protein MLSVRCCPFSVSAMPPSALLSRFLVLVAAALLGLVGAMLEPYDSLYDSGVEAYHRGDWNSVILNMEKALRNRETLRRHRISCRQHCANQTGFTEPTPAGWGPLQDLAFFQKVLARTECLKSCEQERIGAPAIQYVTAEEMELEFKRRTPYNYLQVAYFKIHKIQKAVAAAYTFFVGNPDHMEMRQNLEYYRMMAGVQESDFKDLEAKPHLEEFLQGVSFYTDEEFAPSVTHFEKSLEGYLVADLECRSLCESPYDYDGYNYMDYNADLFQSITDHYVQVMSCRQSCVSELAKKPAVDKPIEDFLPSHFNYLQFAYYSTENYTQAIECTKTYLLFYPEDEVMNQNLAFYNAVLGEDKASLIHAREDVKKYIKRSLLEKELLFFAYDSFGIPFVDPDSWTPEGVIPKRLREKQKAERETAARISEEIGNLMKEIENLVEEKTKDTFDLSKSLVQEGGPVLFDEISVVMNSNTLNGSRRVVADGVISEEECRDLLRLTNAAASAGDGYRGTTSPHTPNEKFYGVTVYKALKMGQEGKVPLKSAYRYYNVTDKVRRVVESYFRLDTPLYFSYSHLVCRTAIEDKQKERDDLSHPVHVDNCILNAEAMVCKKEHPAYTFRDYSAILYLNGDFEGGSFYFTELDAKTVTAEVKPQCGRMVGFSSGEENPHGVKAVTKGQRCAVALWFTLDPVHNERERVQADDLIKMLFNTEDVNLFPENGKEKALADVSPPEDGARQQQPTSESSDIDRSPDPIDSAAIQNQEGPKEPVLSRPLDSVKTEL from the exons ATGCTGTCTGTCCGGTGCTGCCCGTTCTCGGTTTCCGCCATGCCGCCCTCCGCGCTCCTCTCCCGGTTTCTTGTGCTCGTCGCCGCGGCTCTCCTCGGGCTGGTGGGCGCCATGCTGGAGCCCTATGATTCCCTGTATGACAGCGGGGTCGAGGCGTATCACCGCGGGGACTGGAACTCCGTTATCCTAAACATGGAGAAGGCGCTGCGGAACCGGGAGACCCTCAGGCGCCACCGCATCTCCTGCCGCCAGCACTGCGCCAACCAGACCGGCTTCACTGAGCCCACCCCCGCCGGCTGGGGGCCCCTGCAGGACCTGGCCTTCTTCCAGAAGGTGCTGGCCCGGACCGAGTGTCTGAAGAGTTGCGAGCAGGAGAGGATCGGGGCCCCCGCCATCCAGTATGTGACCGCCGAGGAAATGGAGCTGGAGTTCAAGAGGAGGACCCCCTACAACTACCTGCAAGTGGCCTACTTCAAG ATCCACAAGATTCAGAAAGCCGTAGCCGCCGCTTACACTTTTTTTGTGGGAAATCCGGATCACATGGAAATGAGGCAGAACTTGGAGTATTATCGCATGATGGCCGGCGTCCAGGAGTCCGACTTCAAGGACCTGGAAGCCAAGCCGCACCTG GAGGAGTTCCTCCAGGGGGTGAGTTTCTACACCGACGAAGAGTTTGCTCCGTCAGTGACGCACTTTGAGAAGTCTCTGGAGGGGTATCTGGTGGCCGACCTCGAGTGCCGGAGTCTGTGTGAAAGCCCCTACGACTACGACGGCTACAACTACATGGATTATAACGCCGACCTGTTCCAGAGCATCACAG ATCACTACGTGCAGGTGATGAGCTGCAGGCAGAGCTGCGTTTCTGAACTGGCTAAAAAACCAGCGGTTGACAAACCCATCGAGGATTTCCTCCCCTCGCACTTTAACTACCTGCAGTTCGCGTATTACAGCA CTGAAAACTACACGCAAGCCATTGAGTGCACGAAGACGTACCTTCTATTCTACCCCGAAGACGAGGTCATGAACCAGAATCTGGCTTTTTATAATGCGGTTCTTGGAGAGGATAAAGCGAGTTTAATCCACGCGAGGGAG GACGTGAAGAAGTACATAAAGCGCAGTCTGCTGGAGAAAGAATTGCTCTTCTTCGCCTACGACAGCTTCGGAATCCCGTTTGTCGACCCG GACTCGTGGACTCCTGAAGGTGTCATACCAAAGAGGCTCcgagaaaaacaaaa GGCCGAGCGCGAGACGGCAGCCAGAATTTCAGAAGAAATCGGGAACTTGATGAAAGAGATCGAGAACCTCGTGGAGGAGAAAACTAAAGACACCTTTGATTTGTCCAAATCGCTCGTACAAGAAG GGGGGCCGGTTTTGTTTGATGAAATCAGCGTGGTTATGAACTCAAACACTCTCAATGGGTCTCGGCGAGTTGTGGCCGATGGGGTCATCTCAGAAGAGGAGTGCCGAGACCTTTTAAGGCTGACCAAT GCAGCTGCCTCGGCCGGTGACGGCTATCGGGGTACGACTTCCCCGCACACTCCTAATGAGAAGTTTTACGGGGTAACCGTGTACAAGGCGCTTAAG ATGGGGCAAGAAGGGAAAGTCCCCTTAAAGAGTGCGTACCGCTACTATAATGTCACGGATAAAGTGAGGCGGGTGGTGGAGTCGTACTTTCGCCTGGACACCCCCCTCTACTTCTCGTATTCCCACCTGGTCTGCCGAACCGCCATCGAAG aCAAACAAAAAGAGCGAGATGACCTCAGCCATCCGGTGCATGTTGATAACTGCATTTTGAACGCAGAGGCGATGGTCTGTAAGAAGGAGCACCCCGCTTATACGTTCCGGGACTACAG tgctatATTGTATTTAAACGGAGATTTTGAAGGCGGAAGTTTCTATTTCACAGAACTTGATGCAAAAACTGTGACT GCTGAAGTGAAGCCGCAGTGCGGGCGGATGGTCGGGTTCTCGTCCGGAGAGGAGAATCCCCACGGTGTGAAAGCGGTGACCAAGGGCCAGCGGTGCGCCGTCGCGTTGTGGTTCACGCTCGATCCCGTACACAACGAGAGA GAACGAGTCCAAGCTGATGATTTGATTAAAATGCTCTTTAATACGGAAGACGTGAATTTGTTTCCGGAGAACGGGAAGGAAAAAGCCCTGGCAGACGTTTCTCCCCCTGAAGACGGCGCAAGACAGCAACAGCCAACATCAGAATCGTCTGACATCGACCGGAGTCCAGATCCTATAGATTCCGCTGCGATCCAGAACCAAGAAGGTCCAAAAGAACCCGTGTTGAGCCGTCCCTTGGACTCTGTAAAAACAGAATTATAA